One window from the genome of Pseudanabaena yagii GIHE-NHR1 encodes:
- a CDS encoding ATP-dependent 6-phosphofructokinase, with translation MTKPKRVGILTSGGDCGGLNAVIRAVVRRARDYDIEIYGIKGATQGLLNRPVEAELLDMKRVSGILRYGGTILGTVNKGNPFSYPMPDGTLVDRSEEVIDGYHKLGLDALIGIGGDGSLAILRRLAQQGNMNLVAVPKTIDNDLGATENSIGFNTAVSVAVEALDRLTYTAISHSRVMILEVMGRDAGHIAVSAGIAGGAHVVLIPEIPYDLDEVCDRLMNRALRGFPFSTMVVAEAVKTPTGEPVKYTNSLGQTLYGGIGQYLGDQISTRTGLESRVTILGHVQRGSTPSPLDRILGAAFGVAAVDLIAEKKYDRMVAWVNREVIDVPIADAIAKYSAVDVHGTLVRTAVGLGTYVGEIEQLL, from the coding sequence ATGACAAAGCCTAAGCGTGTTGGTATTTTGACCAGTGGTGGAGACTGTGGTGGACTCAATGCTGTCATTCGGGCTGTTGTGCGCCGCGCTCGCGACTATGATATAGAAATTTATGGAATTAAAGGTGCAACTCAAGGATTGCTGAATCGTCCCGTAGAAGCGGAATTACTTGATATGAAAAGGGTCTCAGGGATTTTACGCTATGGCGGTACGATTTTGGGAACAGTAAATAAAGGGAATCCCTTCTCCTATCCGATGCCTGATGGAACTTTAGTCGATCGCTCTGAGGAAGTGATTGATGGCTACCATAAACTGGGTCTGGATGCCCTAATTGGAATTGGCGGCGATGGCAGTTTAGCCATTTTGAGACGGCTAGCGCAGCAGGGCAATATGAATCTAGTCGCAGTTCCGAAAACTATTGATAACGATTTGGGGGCAACGGAGAATTCGATTGGCTTTAATACGGCAGTGAGTGTGGCTGTAGAAGCGCTCGATCGCCTAACTTATACTGCCATCAGCCATAGTCGCGTGATGATCTTAGAAGTGATGGGTCGTGATGCAGGACATATTGCAGTGAGTGCAGGGATTGCAGGGGGCGCTCATGTGGTATTGATCCCAGAGATTCCCTATGATTTGGATGAAGTATGCGATCGCTTAATGAATCGCGCCCTGCGAGGATTCCCTTTTAGTACCATGGTCGTTGCTGAAGCTGTGAAAACGCCAACGGGTGAACCTGTGAAATATACCAATAGCCTTGGACAAACCCTCTATGGAGGTATTGGGCAGTATTTAGGCGATCAGATCAGTACCCGCACAGGGTTAGAAAGCCGCGTCACGATCTTGGGTCATGTGCAGAGAGGAAGTACACCATCACCACTCGATCGCATTTTGGGGGCAGCCTTTGGTGTAGCGGCTGTGGATTTGATTGCAGAGAAGAAATACGATCGCATGGTGGCATGGGTAAACCGCGAAGTGATCGATGTACCCATTGCCGATGCGATCGCCAAATATAGCGCCGTTGATGTACATGGAACATTGGTTCGCACGGCAGTCGGTTTAGGAACTTATGTGGGCGAAATTGAACAACTTCTTTAA
- a CDS encoding ABC transporter permease, with protein sequence MSSRLKALFYYITARLLLAPIMLWAIASVVFLLMRATPGDPIDAILGPRAPEEVKVALREQVGLTGSLFSQYWGYMQDLLHFNLGKSISTREQTVWQIIKNFFPATAELAIYALIVALVVGLTVGIIAALRPNTKWDVGGRLFGIITYSLPLFWVGMILQLVFSVQLGWLPIGTRFPASVDPPVQVFGLYTIDALLKSDWKNFWTSIQYLILPATSLGIVISGIFERIVRVNLRQTLQSDYVEAAKARGIKPSAILFNHALKNAMIPVVTILGLTLASMLGGAVLTEVTFSWPGLANRLFEAIVGRDYPVVQGIVVFFAIIVTIASILVDIVNAWIDPRIRY encoded by the coding sequence ATGTCTAGTCGCCTCAAAGCACTGTTCTACTACATTACGGCGCGATTACTGCTTGCACCGATTATGCTATGGGCGATCGCCTCAGTCGTATTTCTGTTAATGCGGGCAACCCCTGGTGATCCTATCGACGCAATTTTAGGTCCTCGTGCTCCTGAAGAGGTCAAGGTTGCCTTGCGTGAGCAAGTAGGACTGACAGGTTCTCTCTTTTCGCAATATTGGGGCTATATGCAGGATTTGCTGCATTTTAACCTTGGCAAATCGATCAGCACCCGTGAGCAAACCGTTTGGCAAATTATTAAAAACTTTTTCCCCGCAACCGCAGAATTGGCAATTTATGCCCTGATTGTGGCTTTAGTAGTGGGGCTGACTGTGGGAATTATTGCGGCTCTGCGTCCAAACACCAAATGGGATGTGGGTGGTCGATTGTTTGGCATTATTACTTATTCCTTACCACTTTTTTGGGTTGGGATGATCCTGCAATTAGTGTTCTCGGTGCAACTAGGTTGGTTGCCCATTGGTACAAGATTTCCTGCTAGCGTCGATCCGCCTGTTCAAGTGTTTGGGCTATACACAATTGATGCTTTGCTCAAATCTGATTGGAAAAACTTTTGGACAAGCATTCAATATCTGATCTTGCCAGCTACCAGTTTAGGAATTGTCATTAGTGGGATTTTTGAGCGAATTGTGCGCGTCAATTTGCGTCAAACCTTGCAGTCTGACTATGTGGAAGCAGCTAAGGCAAGAGGGATTAAACCAAGTGCGATTTTGTTTAACCATGCGTTAAAAAATGCCATGATTCCTGTAGTTACGATCCTTGGTTTGACCCTTGCTTCGATGCTTGGTGGTGCGGTGCTAACGGAAGTGACATTTTCTTGGCCAGGGCTAGCCAATCGTTTATTTGAAGCGATCGTTGGGCGAGACTATCCCGTAGTTCAAGGCATTGTCGTATTTTTCGCAATAATCGTCACGATCGCCAGTATTCTCGTAGATATTGTAAATGCTTGGATTGATCCGAGGATTCGTTATTAG